The Equus asinus isolate D_3611 breed Donkey chromosome 18, EquAss-T2T_v2, whole genome shotgun sequence region ACTCAGGATGTGGACCCCAAGGTACCACCTCTGATCAACAGGCAAGGGGGTGACAAGATGCTTTGCTCCCTCGTTTACATGAAGCCTCTGACATCCGATCAGGAAGGATCCACTGAGAATCCATCATGTCCCCAGACACTTCTCCTAAGCCACTTGGGACATATGTCATTGCCAACTAGGCACTCAGGTGGGACTCCTATGATGGACTGGCCGTGACTGCTTGAGGGACCCAGTGGGGAGTCCCAGAATACACACGGATCTGTCTCTGGTCCAGCCATTTGGACCCAAGGCTGAGAAGCCTGTTTGTCCACCTGGGCCGTGGGAATCCCCTGCCACGCCCATccctggggcaggcagggtgTCCTCCCCTTGGAGATGAGGTGAAGACAGAGGGAGCAACAAGGGCCTGGCTTCCTGAGGACAGGTTTAGGCTGAGGGCTAAACCCACGCCAACCACTCAGGAAGAAGCTATATCTAACAGGATGGACCTGCATGGAAGCCGGAGACCTGCTGATTGTGCCAGCCCAGCCAGCACCACAATGTCCCAAGACCAGGGCCTCCTTCCCACAAACTTCAGCTCACCTGCCCGTGGACCAAAAGGATCCCTCCCCTTGTTAATCTGGACAAGACAGACTGGAATTTTCAGAGAAAGTTTAAGTGAGAAGCTATCAAAACGACACCCTGCCCAGTCCCCCTTCCCACCTCACCCTCCTCTTTTTCCAGACTCCAGCCTCCACTCTACCTTGGTCATCAGTTCTCTGCTCAAGGACTTGTCTTTTCTATACAGTTCCTTGAAGTTTTCGGAGCTCTCCCtgaggggagggaaagaaggaaggataaaTTTAGGAATAATGTGCAGGGGGCGGGGTCTGAGTTCAAACCCCTTTTCTCTGAAAACCAGAGAGATTCAAACAGCCTGGATGAGTGTTCTCAGTGGGCTCCTGTGAGCACTCGGTCTCCGTGGGACGGGGGAGGGGCTCTCCTCTGGGCCACCTGGGGCCTCCGTTCCATTTCTATTGAGCAGCTGTGTTTTGACCAGTTTGAGTTTCAGCTGGGTGTAGAGTTCTGTTGCTGTAATCACTTGAAAACCTCCAATTTAGCTCAACCCAGTACCTGTCATTTAAGGAAACCGATTCCTGAAGCAGAGCTGGTGCACTAAGGAGCCCAGGAGGCTTAGAGACAGGGTCCCCCACCCCCGAGGCCCGGCCCTGTCCCCAGGGTCTGTTGCCTCCTGGGAGTTCCCAGGTGACTTAGGGGGCAATGGCAGACATATGGGAGGTCCCTCACCCACCCTGATCCCCCTAGGGAGAGAGGCCTACCCACCGGGAAACTTCGTCCCATGTGTTCTCCAGGCGACTTATGGAGGTTTTCTGCAGAGCAGAGATGACAGTGTGTAGTGAGAAGTTCATTAGGATGTTGCACTCCTGGGAAAGGGAGGAGAATGAGCTGTCAGTGGGGCTCTGGGGACCGTCTTGCTCTGGCTTCAGTCTCCTTCAATTTAAATCTCCCCTCCTGGATGAGACACGTGCTCAGGGAGGCCCAGAAGGGCACATTTAGGACCCAAGGAGGAACACTCACAGGGAGGAGGACTTTAGCTCAACGCAGGGAAGGAGCCAGGCAGGAAGAGAGCATCCTAAGGCTGGGACCTGGAGTCCAGGTCAGGGTGCCCCTGGCAGGAAAGGCCTGGGGACTGTGCAAGGGCTTGGACCACACACTTCAATCCTGAGAACTGATAAAGAAGAGGCAGTTCTCAAGGCCCCAGAGAGGGACTGCACTGGGCCTGTGCATACCTGTGCCACCTGGATCCAGTGCTCCACCAACCTGGCCCTGTCCCGGGCTGTTCTGCTCGGGTCCCTGAGGCAGGTGGTTGTGATGAAGTTGACCACCCTCTGGAAATGGTCAACAGTGGCCTGGATGGCGGGTGCCAGGTGCTCATTCCTGAGCTTGATCCTCTTGCACCAGGAGGAGCCCAGGCACTGAGAGGGCACCACCTTCCTGAAGAGCTCCTGGGGAACAGGGGGAGTGTCACCTAGCCCTGCCACACCCCAGCTCTGTGTCTACAGCCCCCAAAGTCCCAGGCAGGATGTTCAGAGCTGGAGCTAGGAAGCTGAAGATGTGGCCTGAGCCCTGTGGGAGTCCCTGGACGGTATTCTCTGTCCACTGAGGGCACCCAGCACAGGATGACCCAGGACCCAACACTGGCAGGGAAGGCAGAGGGCATTTGCACCCAGCCCATCCTGGCTAACTCCAAGCTCCAGACGGTGGCTCAACCCAGCTCATCTCAAGGGGGCATCTTCCACCATCCTGACTGCCCGCTGGTCCCTCTCCCCATTCTGATGCACATTCCCCCATGGCAGCTACAGCCAGGGGCTTTGTATGTCTCCTTTGTAGTTACGTACACATCAGGTGTCTAATAAGTGCTGAGCCTCTTGAGCAGATGGTTGGGCCACCCAGGGACCTGGATGCACACATTGagttcccctcccccacagaaTGGGCCAGGACCCACCCAGCTTTCCACCTCTTCTACCTCATTGACAGCACGCCACTCTGTGCAGCAGGTCCTGTTAGTGTCCACCTCTACAGTC contains the following coding sequences:
- the LOC106825152 gene encoding ral guanine nucleotide dissociation stimulator-like isoform X6, with protein sequence MLTPRQAQWRTWQSPWTSLPREKHLHCYLPVHPPGLRHCPAGFRPAVPQVTFTDSDVDCHHPLLVVHLELPEATEAEPQVPAPGLQATAEPEQWPVMEELFRKVVPSQCLGSSWCKRIKLRNEHLAPAIQATVDHFQRVVNFITTTCLRDPSRTARDRARLVEHWIQVAQECNILMNFSLHTVISALQKTSISRLENTWDEVSRESSENFKELYRKDKSLSRELMTKSVLSRLTRGGILLVHGQGKEINLEKRTEPVLPAGAPIMVGQQNTQGREERVIIKFRPARPQQ